In one Triplophysa dalaica isolate WHDGS20190420 chromosome 9, ASM1584641v1, whole genome shotgun sequence genomic region, the following are encoded:
- the fxyd6 gene encoding FXYD domain-containing ion transport regulator 6, which yields METVLVFLFSLLVYVAALSDSDAGDGKEKDPFVYNYESLRIGGLAFAVVLFALGVVLILSRRCRCSINQKPSIRAPGDEEAQAENPMVSKDKETPKAEN from the exons ATGGAAACTGTTCTGGTCTTCCTTTTTTCCCTCCTAGTCTATGTGGCGG CCCTGTCTGACAGTGATGCCGGAG ATGGAAAAGAAAAGGACCCATttgtataca ACTATGAGAGTTTAAGGATTGGGGGTCTTGCATTTGCCGTTGTCCTCTTTGCTCTTGGAGTGGTTCTCATTCTTA GCCGCAGATGCCGCTGCAGTATCAACCAAAAGCCCAG TATCAGAGCCCCAGGAGATGAGGAGGCTCAAGCTGAAAACCCCATGGTCTCCAAAG ATAAGGAGACCCCTAAAGCAGAGAACTAA
- the tmprss13a gene encoding transmembrane protease serine 13a, with amino-acid sequence MAENDTKDPPPPYSSLEPQPPLMTYDQVVHERNGTTHKTVPYYVPRDPTKVPAVIVTQETVLNASSKKRQSYGRSTKCLIGCAIVVFVLAAIGLAIWLGVRYGPRVESDSESNDHESGTNDSGENESDNHDSDCKGESCNDDKDKNHINTCSNSSVLCDAIANCQQGSDETNCVRFSQGGVLQVRTAQGEQFLPVCYPGMDKSYADQICVQLGFRRAHALGLVETKTSTVLSLKPREDKLIQGLVSESSSCPNERAVVLECTDCGQQQLTSRIIGGSVSNDGQWPWQVSLHFNSRHVCGGVLISPDFVLSAAHCFQKSMANSGSWRVHAGSVSQNNLQTAYSVKKIILHESYNNEKNDYDIALLKLSNPVEFSNKVQPVCLPTFDQNFSEDLDCWTSGFGTIQDGGASASKKLMSVSVNIIDTHVCNSSRVYRGAISNNMICAGDLNGGRDSCQGDSGGPLVCKAVNNRWHLAGITSWGNGCGQKLKPGVYSRVTSLLPWIYSKMQQEKP; translated from the exons ATGGCAGAAAATGACACG AAGGACCCTCCTCCTCCATACTCCTCTCTGGAGCCACAGCCTCCACTCATGACCTATGATCAGGTGGTTCATGAGAGAAATGGCACAACCCATAAAACTGTACCGTACTATGTTCCGAGGGATCCAACAAAAGTTCCTGCTGTCATTGTTACACAGGAGACTGTGT TGAATGCCAGTAGCAAGAAGCGGCAGTCCTATGGACGGAGTACCAAGTGTCTCATTGGATGTGCAATTGTTGTTTTCGTGCTTGCTGCCATTGGATTGGCCATCTGGCTCGGAG TGCGATATGGACCCAGGGTGGAGTCAGATTCAGAGTCCAATGACCATGAGTCAGGCACAAATGATTCAGGCGAAAATGAATCAGATAACCATGACAGTGACTGCAAAGGAGAATCCTGCAATGATGATAAAGACAAGAATCACATTAACACCTGCTCCAACTCAAGTGTACTGTGTGACGCCATCGCAAACTGCCAGCAGGGCAGTGATGAGACCAACTGCG TGCGATTTAGCCAAGGTGGAGTTTTACAAGTCAGAACAGCTCAGGGCGAACAATTCCTCCCTGTGTGTTATCCGGGCATGGATAAAAGTTATGCTGACCAGATATGTGTACAGCTGGGTTTCAGGAG AGCCCATGCATTAGGTCTCGTAGAGACCAAGACTTCAACGGTCCTTTCTTTAAAACCTAGAGAAGACAAACTTATACAGGGACTGGTCAGTGAAAG ttcaAGCTGTCCAAATGAAAGAGCCGTCGTACTTGAGTGCACTG attGTGGCCAGCAACAGCTTACCTCTAGGATTATAGGGGGCAGTGTCTCTAATGATGGCCAGTGGCCTTGGCAGGTTAGCCTGCATTTCAACAGTCGACATGTTTGTGGTGGAGTGTTGATCTCTCCGGACTTTGTGTTGTCAGCTGCTCATTGCTTCCAAAA ATCAATGGCAAATTCTGGAAGCTGGCGTGTACATGCTGGATCAGTTTCCCAGAATAACCTTCAGACCGCCTACAGTGTGAAAAAGATCATACTGCATGAGAGTTACAATAATGAAAAGAATGACTACGACATTGCCTTGCTGAAACTCAGCAACCCTGTGGAATTCTCTA ATAAAGTGCAGCCTGTTTGCCTTCCTACCTTTGACCAGAACTTTTCTGAAGATCTAGATTGCTGGACATCTGGCTTCGGGACAATACAAGATGGAGGAG CTTCTGCCTCTAAAAAACtcatgagtgtgtcagtgaACATCATTGACACACATGTGTGCAACAGCAGCAGGGTATATAGAGGAGCCATCTCCAACAATATGATATGTGCTGGTGATCTGAATGGGGGCCGGGACTCCTGTCAG GGGGACAGTGGAGGTCCGCTGGTCTGTAAAGCAGTTAATAATCGCTGGCACCTGGCAGGAATTACAAGTTGGGGTAATGGCTGTGGACAAAAACTTAAACCAGGAGTATATAGCAGAGTGACCAGCCTTCTACCCTGGATCTACAGCAAGATGCAG CAAGAGAAGCCATAA